Proteins encoded together in one Lathyrus oleraceus cultivar Zhongwan6 chromosome 5, CAAS_Psat_ZW6_1.0, whole genome shotgun sequence window:
- the LOC127081338 gene encoding CLIP-associated protein-like, whose protein sequence is QASKDYAKSSYHSNVETEPLPSLSSYSTRRPSERLHERSSVDDISDIREARRFTNHNTDKQYLDAPYRDGNFRESHNSYVPNFQRPLVRKNVAGRMSAGRRRSFDDNHLSPGEMSGYTKGPASLREALREGLRSGSDWFSRVAAFNYLHSLLQQGPKGTLEVVQNFEKVMKLFFQHLDDPHHKVAQAALSTLADIVPACRNPFEGYMERILPHVFSRLIDPKEVVRQPCSTTLEIVSKTCSIDSLLPALLRSLDEQRSPKAKLAVIEFAINSFNKHTMNAEGAANIGILKLWLAKLTPLVHDKNTKLKESAITCIISVYTHFDSTAVLNFILSLSVEEQNSLRRALKQYTPRIEVELINYMQSKKERQRSKSSYDPSDVVGTSSEDGYVGFSRKTQYLGRYSGGSLESDGGRKWSSQDSTLLKSSLGPATSVESEDHSHNHNLEIDSNFDSLSSKPKLLQ, encoded by the coding sequence CAAGCTTCCAAAGATTATGCCAAGTCATCATATCATAGTAATGTTGAAACTGAGCCATTACCATCATTATCCTCATATTCAACTAGAAGGCCTTCTGAAAGATTACATGAAAGAAGTTCTGTTGATGACATTAGTGATATTAGGGAGGCTAGGCGATTTACGAACCACAACACTGACAAGCAGTATTTGGATGCCCCTTATAGAGATGGAAACTTTAGAGAATCACATAATAGTTATGTGCCTAATTTTCAGAGGCCACTAGTGAGAAAGAATGTAGCCGGACGTATGTCTGCTGGCAGGAGGAGGAGTTTTGATGACAACCACCTATCTCCTGGAGAGATGTCAGGTTATACAAAAGGACCTGCATCTCTTCGTGAAGCTTTGAGAGAAGGACTCAGGTCAGGTTCTGACTGGTTTTCTAGGGTTGCTGCCTTTAACTATCTTCACTCACTGTTGCAGCAAGGTCCAAAGGGAACTCTTGAAGTTGTTCAGAATTTTGAGAAGGTAATGAAGTTATTTTTCCAGCACTTAGATGACCCTCACCATAAAGTTGCACAGGCTGCTCTTTCAACACTAGCAGATATTGTTCCGGCGTGTCGAAATCCTTTTGAGGGTTACATGGAAAGAATATTACCACATGTCTTTTCCCGGTTAATTGATCCTAAAGAGGTTGTTAGGCAGCCATGTTCTACAACATTGGAAATTGTTAGCAAAACTTGCAGTATCGATTCTCTCTTACCTGCACTATTACGTTCACTAGACGAACAAAGGTCTCCAAAGGCTAAATTGGCCGTGATTGAATTTGCAATCAATTCCTTTAACAAGCATACAATGAATGCAGAAGGTGCTGCTAATATTGGCATACTAAAATTGTGGCTTGCTAAGTTAACCCCTTTGGTTCATGACAAGAATACAAAGCTTAAAGAATCAGCTATTACTTGCATTATATCAGTGTATACTCACTTCGATTCAACTGCAGTTCTTAATTTCATTCTGAGTTTGTCAGTGGAAGAACAAAATTCTTTGAGACGAGCCCTTAAACAGTACACCCCTCGCATTGAAGTAGAGCTAATAAACTATATGCAGAGCAAGAAAGAGCGACAACGTTCCAAGTCTTCCTATGATCCATCTGATGTTGTAGGAACATCATCTGAAGATGGGTATGTTGGTTTTTCTAGAAAAACTCAATACCTTGGAAGATATTCGGGTGGTTCCCTAGAGAGTGATGGTGGTCGGAAGTGGAGTTCCCAGGATTCAACTCTTTTGAAATCCAGTCTTGGTCCAGCAACTTCTGTTGAAAGTGAGGATCATAGTCATAACCATAACCTTGAGATTGATTCTAATTTTGACAGTCTTAGCTCAAAACCCAAGCTTTTGCAATAA